From Rubripirellula reticaptiva, the proteins below share one genomic window:
- a CDS encoding DASH family cryptochrome produces MTISLVWFRNDLRLHDHRALVRAIERSDQTVCVYVLDPAAFGKTGFGFDRIGKFRLQFLRESLVDLRKQLHAVGGTLHVVVGDPADTLAAIAKTAQASSVHCHLEYASEERDTQERVRIALARIDCTLEVASANTLYEVEDLPFGVEELPELFTKFRGKVEKRYEPPSALPPPNQILNIPSEIAAKIPSQDIDGIHFFTSSSIEPDPRGVMSFQGGETAGLARLDDYLWQTHGIRSYKETRNGMMGANYSSKFSPWLAMGCLSPRKIYDEVKRYEQQVAKNDSTYWMFFELLWRDYFAFVVAKHGRRVFTVGGIQQQQYSWNQDAFRFDAWREGRTGYPLIDANMRELARTGFMSNRGRQNAASFLTKNLGVDWRMGAQWFESLLIDYDPCSNYGNWNYIAGVGNDAREFRWFNTIKQAGVYDPDGAYVKHWLPELANVPRDQIHTPWKISGDEQLKFSVGIGVDYPAPIVDLFASADRQQLLFTGEKD; encoded by the coding sequence ATGACGATCTCTTTGGTTTGGTTTCGCAATGACCTTCGTCTACACGATCATCGCGCGTTAGTTCGGGCTATCGAGCGATCCGACCAAACCGTTTGCGTGTACGTCCTCGATCCAGCAGCGTTTGGAAAGACCGGTTTTGGGTTTGATCGGATCGGGAAGTTTCGATTGCAGTTCTTACGAGAGTCGCTCGTTGATCTGCGAAAACAATTGCATGCGGTCGGCGGAACTTTACATGTCGTGGTGGGAGATCCTGCTGACACGCTAGCGGCTATCGCGAAGACAGCTCAGGCATCGAGCGTTCATTGCCATCTCGAGTACGCCAGCGAAGAGCGAGATACTCAAGAACGCGTTCGCATCGCATTGGCGCGGATCGACTGTACACTCGAGGTTGCATCGGCGAACACTCTTTACGAAGTCGAAGATTTGCCGTTTGGGGTCGAGGAATTACCAGAACTTTTCACTAAATTTCGTGGGAAGGTTGAAAAACGATACGAACCACCTTCGGCTCTGCCCCCGCCGAATCAGATTCTCAATATTCCCTCAGAGATTGCCGCGAAAATACCGAGCCAAGACATCGATGGCATTCACTTCTTTACTTCGTCCAGCATCGAACCGGATCCTCGCGGTGTGATGAGTTTCCAAGGCGGTGAAACGGCAGGGCTGGCCCGTTTGGATGACTACTTGTGGCAGACTCACGGAATACGAAGCTACAAAGAAACTCGCAACGGAATGATGGGTGCAAATTACTCGTCGAAGTTCTCGCCGTGGCTTGCGATGGGCTGTTTGTCGCCGCGAAAAATCTACGATGAAGTCAAACGCTACGAACAGCAGGTGGCAAAGAACGACTCGACCTACTGGATGTTCTTCGAGTTGTTGTGGCGTGACTACTTTGCGTTCGTCGTCGCCAAACATGGCCGGCGAGTGTTTACCGTCGGCGGAATTCAGCAACAACAGTATTCTTGGAACCAAGACGCGTTCCGCTTTGACGCTTGGCGCGAGGGACGGACGGGTTATCCCTTGATCGACGCCAACATGCGAGAGCTTGCGCGGACCGGATTCATGAGCAATCGAGGCCGTCAAAACGCAGCGAGTTTCTTGACGAAAAATCTTGGTGTTGATTGGCGGATGGGTGCCCAGTGGTTTGAGTCGTTGCTGATCGACTACGACCCTTGCAGCAACTACGGCAATTGGAACTACATCGCCGGAGTCGGTAACGATGCGAGAGAGTTTCGTTGGTTCAACACAATCAAACAGGCGGGCGTTTACGATCCCGACGGAGCGTACGTGAAGCATTGGTTGCCGGAACTCGCCAACGTCCCTCGTGATCAAATTCATACGCCATGGAAAATCTCCGGCGACGAACAACTGAAATTTAGTGTCGGCATTGGAGTGGACTACCCCGCCCCGATCGTCGACCTATTCGCGTCAGCCGATCGGCAGCAGCTTTTATTCACAGGCGAGAAAGACTAA